The Solanum lycopersicum chromosome 2, SLM_r2.1 DNA window aatcataaaaacaaatttatagTTGTGTTTCAACTTTCAATATAAATAGAGATTAAATGAATAATTACTAACTTTTAGAAGACATGATCCCAATAAAAGTATATGATGACAATCTTACATTTCCTTGGTTAGTGTTATTTTTTCTCAATCCAGTGAACAAATTTGTATTTATGTTATTGCTTCTTAGAAAGACAGGTTGGTTCATATGCAAATAAGATATTCACAATGAATGATGACTTAGATTTGCCTATAATGTTTTCGATGTTGCAAAATTTCCTATAGATTTTTAATTTAGGGCAGTATATGAAATTGTGATTTTGCTAAATTAGGGGAAGAAAGAAAGTATGGTAAGGTTTTAACTCGGAacatattaaatatgattttaaaaggCTCATTGGAAGTATGTTTTGTAATCAGTTAAGTAGTATTTTTGTGTGAAATTGGCATAATAGTGTTTCTTGAAATCTTTGGTATCCTAATTTGAATTGTTAGTATTATTTGGCAGGTTTGATGTTACAAAGTTCAAAAGATGATTAAGATATGAATAAAGATGACATGTAGAAGTGAAGATAAAAGATGACTACACTAAATTGTTTAGCAAGAATTGAGCATGTTGTTATCCCGATTTCAAGTATATGTTATCCATAACATGGGTTTTCACATTACTCTTCAACAGTGATGCTAAACCTCATTGTTCatgaaaaagttaatttttttaatttttgtgtaatgtacaaactatatatattatcaaCTTCTACATTAGAATGGcatgataggactttcttagtcATATAAAATGCAGATATTTTAACATGTCGCACAAAATTTACTGAATATTATGTTACTTTGATGGCACGAGCCGTGCCCCatcgcatatatatatatatatatatatatatatatatatatatatatatatatatatatatataaaagttgaaTGTGACTTGTTCAAAAGAATGGATGAGGGTAAAATTTAACTACTCTAGTTAAATGAGTTAATATCTAAAAAATCAGTGAATTATAGAAAATTATCTAAGACAAGTCATTAAACTTTCTTTTTGTATCAATAGATTCACTCAACTTAACACTTTTATcttcaaaaataattcaattatatttataattgaaataaatttgtaaattatttttctatattatggatctcataaataaataaattatataatcgAGTTATACCCCACAAAATGTaaaacttcatttcatttttaccTTGATAATATGCCATTGTGTCTAATATGAGACTGTCTCTTAATATCCTATGCAGACTGTAGTGGTCTGAATATCCAATAAAACACCAACTGTCATTGCTGTGAAGATTTACTGAACCACTAAAGAAAGTTTAATgatttttctaaataatttcCCATAATTTTGTGACCTTCtccttttttatattatttgtttagttttaatttgatacaaaatttaagaaaataaaaaagagtttaaaatcTTGTTgtcttaaactaaaaatatatgaaatatatcaaaatatgtattaatcttgtatttttaaGTATGTCATATTCAAAATTAGAAGTAAATCGTCACAAAAGAAGAtacttctttttaaaaaaatactccaTAGATAATGGACACTAAGTACACATGTTGATGCTGTCAATTTTGTTGAATGGGTGCTCAAATGAGAGTTCTTCCATAATAGAAAAAATTCTGATTTACATGCCTAAAAATCTGCTATATATCTCTAAATATATGTTATTCTTAATTGTAATATCTATGAAAATATGCTATATTAATCTATgctatattttatcattattacacaaatatttaaagtTATAACATAGATACgtatagaaatttaaaatttgtccAATAATGTTACCATCCCCCCTCAAATTGATGTTGATGGATCAAAAAgcatcaattttccttcaagaAACTGATAATGTTGTCGTGCTATAGACTTTGTAAACACATTGGCTATTTGAAGATCACTAGATACATGTGGAAGAGTAATGACTCTTGTGTACATCTTCTCTGATTTAATGACAGTTTACTTCAATGTGTTTGGTCCTTTCATGATAAACTGGATTAGTAGCAATTCGAATAGCACTTGCATTGTCAGTATCGAGAGGAGTGAAATTAGATTGAGGAAATCtaatttcatcaagtaaaccaCGAATCCAAACAATCTCAGAGCAAACTGTAGACATTGCTCGATATTCATTTTTGGTGGAAGATTTTGATACACGGTCTTGATTCTTGCCCTTCCAAAATAGCAAGGAATCTCCAAGAAACCTGCACCAACCCATGACGTAGCGACGAGTATCAGGACATCCAGCCCAATCAAAATCCCTAAATGCATTAAGCTGAATCTCAAAACCATCAGAAAAGAATAATCCACGAGGAGATCTTCCCAGGAAATATCGAACGATGCAACAGTTTGCCACCAAATGTAGATGGCATGAATCCTGCATAAATTGACTCACTTGTTAAACTGCAAAAGAGATATCAGGCTAAGTAATAGTAAGATAATTTAGGTTCCGAACTATTTTCGATACAAAGTTGGATTAGCAAGAAGATCTTTTTCCGCATGAGAGTACTTTACATTCAGTTCCAATAGAGTATTTATAGAGGAAGA harbors:
- the LOC109119464 gene encoding uncharacterized mitochondrial protein AtMg00810-like yields the protein MVDFKGTTVTQSNVEGIDSCHLHLVANCCIVRYFLGRSPRGLFFSDGFEIQLNAFRDFDWAGCPDTRRYVMGWCRFLGDSLLFWKGKNQDRVSKSSTKNEYRAMSTVCSEIVWIRGLLDEIRFPQSNFTPLDTDNASAIRIATNPVYHERTKHIEVNCH